Proteins found in one Aspergillus chevalieri M1 DNA, chromosome 2, nearly complete sequence genomic segment:
- a CDS encoding uncharacterized protein (COG:S;~EggNog:ENOG410Q26K) has protein sequence MTDYTDTNTYGTTGTAYGTAGNTYDNTGTAYGTTGYGTTARDYDTTGYGTTGYGTTGYGTTGYGSRYGSNAYDNTYGTTTYDNGYGTTAYDPSTGAYDQHMDYRTDGSQRHHRERVNPSGTYRHRDVDRRDDGSTRVHREYDNPNTGTSYHRDFER, from the coding sequence ATGACCGACTACACCGACACAAACACCTACGGCACCACAGGTACCGCCTACGGCACCGCCGGCAACACCTACGACAACACGGGCACTGCCTACGGCACCACGGGCTACGGCACGACCGCCCGCGACTACGACACAACCGGCTACGGAACAACAGGCTACGGCACCACGGGCTACGGCACCACTGGCTACGGAAGCCGCTACGGGTCCAACGCGTACGACAACACCTACGGCACAACGACCTACGACAACGGCTACGGGACCACAGCGTATGACCCCAGTACTGGGGCGTACGATCAGCACATGGATTATCGGACTGATGGGAGCCAGAGACATCATCGGGAGCGGGTGAATCCGAGTGGGACGTATCGGCATCGGGATGTGGATAGACGGGATGATGGAAGTACGAGGGTGCATAGGGAGTATGATAATCCGAATACCGGGACGAGTTATCATCGGGATTTTGAGCGGTAa